Genomic window (Bacteroides sp. AN502(2024)):
AAATGCCGACACGGTGCGCCGTTACAGTGTGCAGAACCTGCAACCCGCCACGGCATTGAGTGCGGACGAAATGGCCGCACTCGCACAGGAGGGCATCAACTTCATGGGAATAGAAATAGATTTTATTGTAAGCTAAATAATTGGGATATGGCAAGAACAATCTCGGACATAAAAGACAGTATGACGACCGACTTCATGCGCAATTCGGATGTTGCGCGCGCCTATGGTTTTGAGACGGGGACGGCTTTTTCCTCGCATTTCAGCAAGGTAAGCGTTGAGAGCCTGCTGTTCTATATCGTGGCTTGTGCCACATGGGTACTTGAAAACCTTTTTGACAGGCATAAAAAGGACGTGGAGGAACGCATCGAGGCTATCATGCCTCACCGCCCCAAATGGTACAGGGACAAGGTGCTGGGTTTCATAAAAGACAAAACCCTCGTTCCCGATACGGATCACTACGACACGGAGGGCATGAGTGACGGTGACATCGAGACCGCCCACGTGGTAAAATATGCCGCGGCCACAGAAAATGCCGATGCCTCCATCCTTACCATCAAGGTGGCGGGTGATGCCGGGGAAAGCGGCAGCCGCTCGATACCGATACGGAGGGGCAGCTTGCGGCCTACATTGCGGAAATAAAAGACGCCGGCGTGCGTGTGAACCTCGTAAACCGGCCTCCTGACGCATTCAATTGCGAGGCGGACGTATATTTTGACGCGATGCTGCTGTCCGAAAATGTCGAGACGGCCTGCCGTGAAGCCATTATCGCCTATATCGAAAACCTGCCTTTCAACGGTGAATACACCAACATGGCACTTGTGGATTGTCTGCAAGCCATCGACGGGGTGCGCATTGTCGAGTTGCGCGGGTCTGAAACGATGGTAAGCGGCGAGGGTACGCCCACGAAGATAAACGCCCGTTACACACCTGCGTCGGGTTATTTCAAAGCTGGAAATATCAAACTTAACATGACACCTTACAAATGAGCCTCTATGACCTTAAAATAAAACGTCTGGCGTTGCTGTTGCTGCCCACGCACTACCGCAGGCCTCTGATTGCCGCCTTTGCGCAAAGCATGGTGCAGGGTGTGAACATCGTTTACGGAAATTTCATGCGCTGGCGTCAGGATAAGCAATACAGGCTGTCGCATAACGGGCAGGTGTGCCACCTGCGTGCCGTCCTGAATGACACGTTCGACCCTGTGGAACGCCGTATTCTGGTGGAGGACGAATGGAGCGTGTCATTGCAGGGACAACGCATTTTCCAACGCGAGCAGGAGCGGTTCATACTGCTACCTTCGCATATCATGGGAACTGCTTTTATCCTTAACCGCCGCGGCTTCGGTGGTGTGAATGGTTACGATTTTTGGGTCACGGTACCGATAAGCCTGCGCGACCGGGTGGATGAAAATCGTATGAACGCAATCGTGGACACTTACAAACTTGCTTCAAAACGTTGGACTATAAACTACAAATAAAAAAGATAATGGATAAAATCACAGGTAATTACCTGACACAGGGAAACAAGGATTTTCCGCTGGACTGTGAGACGCTGGACGCCTTGCAGACCAATATCGCGCTTGTCGCTATATTGGGCAACATCGCCGGCGACAAAGTAATCCTGCGCGGCTGCGACCTTTCACAGGACGGCACAAAGCGTTCCGAGGGTTATGTATTTGTACGGACGGCGGCTTTTCCCGCCGGTGAAGTTTTGCGTTTCGAGGGCGGTGCGGTCGGCAGCGGCATGTATGTGAAACAAGAGGATATACCCGTGACGGCGCAAGGATACGATTATCCGAAAGCCTACACGAAACGGACGCTTGCCGCGGGTGTGGGCTATGAAAATTTCAGATGGGAGGACTTCAAGAATGTGCAGACTTCTGACGCACTTAATCAGGCTATTGCCGACCTGAAAGAAGACCTGCAAGAGGAGGCGGCAAAATTCACCCCCGCACCTTTGGGTATCGTGCTGCTATGGGCGGGAAAAACCGAGCCTGACGGTTACGCCCTTTGTGACGGGCGGCAATTAAGCACAAAGGACTATCCCGACCTGTACAAGGCTTTGGGTACGACCTTTAACAATGCTTACAGTGCCAACGGTACACGGTACACTACGACCAGCGGCTTTTTCCGTCTTCCCGATCTGCGCGGCCGTTTTGTCGTGGGCTACCACGACAGTGATAATGACTACAAGACGAAAGGCACGGCAGGCGGTGAGAAAAAACATGCCCTTACCATCAATGAAATGCCGAACCATGCGCATACGTTCAAGGATTATTATTATCCGGAAGCCCACGACGGCCAGAACTACGACACCATCGTGACGAACAACAATATCGGGTCAAATGATACGGATTATGACAACAAGCATCTGTTCTATTACAGGCATGACACGGAAGGCAAGGGCGGTGGTGCGCAACATGAAAACCGTCCCCCGTATTATGTTCTGGCTTATATCATGCGACTTAAATAAATAATATCACAATGGCTATCAGATTACGTTCAACATTAAAACAATGGTTCAAACGCGGAAAATACCCGATTGAAGAACAGTTCGCGGACTGGATAGACAGTTTTCTGCATAAGACGGAAGACAAACTGCCCCTTGCCAACGTGGAGGATCTCCCTGAACAGCTAAATGCGAAATACGACCACTCCTCCGGTGTGGCTTTGGAAAAAAGACACAGTATGCTGCGCACGGAGTTCGACCAACATACAGCCGTGGCCGAGAAAGAGTTCAGGCGCGTTTCGGACGACATGGACGACTTGCAAGCCACGGACATACGACAGCAGGCGGAGATCGACACGGCCAACGCCGATGCGGAAAGCCTGCGAGGGTGTCTGCACCCCACGGATCCCTGCGCTTCTCTGGAAAGCACGTTTTCCGCTTTGGGCGCGAATTACAGCACGTTATGGGCTTTGGCGAATACAATTAAGACCTTTTTGGAAGCAAAGGACACGGCCGACAGTACGATCAACCGATGGCGGGAGATGGAAGCGTTTCTCCAAGGGGTGACCGATGCGGAGACGCTGACCGGCATGCTGGAAGAACTACGGAAAACCATCGCGACCGCTTGTCACGAAGAAATAAGCGATGAGACAAAACGTGCCACCGATGCCGAGGAAGGCTTGAGAAAGACCCTCGAGAACCTGCGCGACTCGCTTGCCGACCGCAGCTACACGCTCGACTTCGGGCAGACGGGAGTCGCCATTCAGGATGTCAACATGGAGGCGTATGCGGTGACGATGAAAGAGGTGCGTCTGTTCAACGTGGCACACCTGTGGATAACCGCCGGGAACACGGTACGCCGGGAGGTCGATCCCGAAAACCCGC
Coding sequences:
- a CDS encoding tail fiber protein, with amino-acid sequence MDKITGNYLTQGNKDFPLDCETLDALQTNIALVAILGNIAGDKVILRGCDLSQDGTKRSEGYVFVRTAAFPAGEVLRFEGGAVGSGMYVKQEDIPVTAQGYDYPKAYTKRTLAAGVGYENFRWEDFKNVQTSDALNQAIADLKEDLQEEAAKFTPAPLGIVLLWAGKTEPDGYALCDGRQLSTKDYPDLYKALGTTFNNAYSANGTRYTTTSGFFRLPDLRGRFVVGYHDSDNDYKTKGTAGGEKKHALTINEMPNHAHTFKDYYYPEAHDGQNYDTIVTNNNIGSNDTDYDNKHLFYYRHDTEGKGGGAQHENRPPYYVLAYIMRLK